In one Thermosipho ferrireducens genomic region, the following are encoded:
- a CDS encoding ABC transporter permease, whose translation MAKEKEKKQKKNNENIDFEEVYLTRGQLMWRAFKKNRLAVVGMWVLIILYIMMFAADFLAPYNPFEQSLKHAYAPPTDIKTKYKVGDFETKVKPHVLPCTSYVDKLDYTRKIRELLYPSRLTVEYNGKLMTIVLNDAKYFPRKDFSGEIINAKSLEFSLKREEYAKINGKWIRVSSAAEKAPYLVFNYNDEVLTKGEAFVTTKTNTAKSVIFGKYNFKLKVDSEDAIEEVGLKYTINYIKYRDESGKLHLLMGKNLKVVGYDYKYYPIKWFVKSWGPKAKDYGRVGYVLWVIPLKYHLYGVDNYDNNKFVKVFIMGADEFGRDVWSRLIFASRISLSIGFIGLTITLSLSLLFGGISGYYGGMIDEFMMRFAEIIMSIPGFYLLILLRSLLPMDIPSSQIYILLVFILSFIGWAGRSRIIRGMVLSIKRMEFVEAAIALGYPDRKILWRHVIPNTMTYMIVNATLAIPAYILGEAGLSFLGLGIREPSASWGLMMARAQDIYVLQSAPWLLIPGIFIFVTVIAFNFVGDGLRDALDPRALG comes from the coding sequence ATGGCTAAAGAAAAAGAAAAAAAGCAAAAAAAGAATAATGAAAACATAGATTTCGAAGAAGTATACCTGACACGTGGCCAGTTAATGTGGCGAGCCTTTAAAAAGAATCGACTTGCAGTTGTTGGGATGTGGGTACTAATTATATTGTATATAATGATGTTTGCAGCTGACTTTTTGGCTCCTTACAACCCATTTGAACAAAGCTTAAAACATGCGTACGCTCCTCCAACAGATATTAAAACAAAGTATAAGGTAGGGGATTTTGAAACAAAAGTCAAACCTCATGTGCTTCCATGTACAAGTTATGTTGATAAACTCGACTATACAAGGAAAATTCGAGAGCTGCTTTATCCAAGCAGATTAACGGTTGAATATAATGGTAAGTTAATGACTATAGTGTTAAATGATGCTAAATATTTTCCACGAAAAGATTTTAGCGGCGAAATTATTAATGCGAAAAGTTTGGAATTCTCCCTGAAAAGGGAAGAATATGCAAAGATAAATGGAAAGTGGATACGAGTTTCCAGCGCTGCTGAAAAAGCACCTTATCTTGTTTTTAATTATAATGATGAGGTTCTTACTAAAGGAGAAGCATTTGTCACTACAAAAACAAATACGGCAAAGTCTGTTATTTTTGGGAAGTACAATTTTAAGCTTAAAGTAGATTCCGAAGATGCTATTGAAGAGGTAGGGCTAAAATATACAATAAATTACATCAAATATAGAGATGAAAGCGGGAAACTTCATTTGTTAATGGGGAAAAATTTAAAAGTAGTTGGATATGACTATAAGTATTATCCTATTAAGTGGTTTGTAAAAAGCTGGGGTCCGAAAGCAAAGGACTATGGTAGAGTGGGCTATGTTCTCTGGGTTATTCCTTTGAAATACCACCTTTATGGTGTGGACAATTATGATAACAACAAATTTGTAAAAGTTTTTATAATGGGAGCAGATGAATTTGGAAGAGATGTATGGAGTAGATTAATCTTTGCTTCTCGAATATCGCTATCTATAGGTTTTATAGGATTAACTATAACTTTATCTTTATCACTTTTATTTGGTGGAATTTCAGGATACTATGGTGGCATGATTGATGAATTTATGATGAGATTTGCTGAGATTATAATGTCAATACCAGGTTTTTATCTTCTTATATTGCTAAGGTCATTGTTGCCGATGGACATACCATCGTCGCAGATTTACATTCTTTTGGTATTTATTCTTTCATTTATAGGTTGGGCTGGTCGTTCAAGAATTATAAGGGGTATGGTTTTATCTATAAAAAGGATGGAGTTTGTTGAAGCTGCAATTGCTTTAGGTTACCCTGATAGAAAAATTTTGTGGCGTCATGTGATTCCAAATACAATGACTTATATGATTGTAAATGCGACTCTGGCAATACCTGCGTATATTCTCGGTGAGGCTGGTCTTTCTTTCCTTGGACTTGGAATAAGAGAACCTTCCGCTTCCTGGGGATTGATGATGGCAAGAGCTCAGGATATATACGTTTTGCAAAGCGCCCCATGGTTGCTTATACCTGGAATCTTTATTTTTGTAACAGTTATAGCATTTAATTTCGTTGGTGATGGCTTGAGAGATGCGCTGGATCCAAGGGCTCTGGGATAA
- a CDS encoding YqeG family HAD IIIA-type phosphatase has protein sequence MDEMHKTIFDINYDQLIKNGKQCFIYDFDNTLNRWRESHVDQPIIELFKKLNSKGVKILIVSNGHPRKLEIDVECIWLARKPFAFKVRKWLKNNNIDPKTVVVIGDQLFTDVLFGKFIKAYTIKVEPLDKKHEFWGTKILRFFEKLVLKMLKAMV, from the coding sequence ATGGATGAAATGCACAAAACAATTTTTGATATAAATTACGACCAGCTCATAAAAAATGGAAAGCAATGTTTCATCTACGACTTTGATAATACGTTAAACAGATGGCGTGAATCTCACGTTGATCAACCAATAATAGAACTTTTCAAAAAACTTAACTCAAAAGGTGTAAAAATATTAATAGTTTCTAACGGACATCCAAGAAAGCTTGAGATTGATGTTGAATGCATCTGGCTTGCCAGAAAACCTTTCGCTTTTAAAGTGAGAAAATGGTTAAAAAATAACAATATAGACCCTAAAACTGTTGTGGTCATAGGTGATCAATTATTTACGGATGTTTTATTTGGAAAATTTATAAAAGCATACACAATAAAAGTAGAACCTCTTGATAAAAAACATGAGTTTTGGGGGACTAAAATCCTGCGTTTTTTCGAAAAATTAGTCTTGAAAATGTTAAAAGCTATGGTATAA
- a CDS encoding ArsB/NhaD family transporter has protein sequence MSRYIVLLLFFIAYYFIIFKKDKSSVTTFLIGLMVGIFKVGNLKIENASEFIDFNTISLLVGMMIIISVLKSTGFFQFIAVKTVKISGSNIFKLLLLMNSIIFVFSALLDNVTTILLFIPLLLLISDTADIPPNILIFTAILSANLGGSATLIGDPPNIIIGSAAKISFLTFLKNMIIPSIIAFITVSFYFFKIMKFPGDVNQKLKNFIQVDATTLISNYPLMIKTLIIFLGVVIGFVVHEYIDYEMSLISLTGAALILLLSGKNFENTSKDIEWDTLFFFIGLFSLTYALEVSGLTELITHQFLLLEIHPKFLTIIMFWAVFLFSGIVGAVPSTMIFIPIIEGLINSGMSFNLWWSLALGAGFGSNLTPIGAASNIVSVSLLEKHTEKRLSFGKYIKISIVPTLACGIIATVYLFIKEALTV, from the coding sequence ATGTCCCGTTACATTGTGTTACTTCTCTTCTTCATAGCTTATTATTTTATAATCTTTAAAAAGGATAAGTCTTCCGTCACAACTTTTCTCATAGGTTTAATGGTTGGAATCTTTAAAGTTGGAAATTTGAAAATAGAAAATGCTTCTGAATTTATCGACTTTAACACCATTTCTTTACTTGTAGGTATGATGATAATAATTTCTGTATTAAAAAGTACGGGTTTTTTTCAGTTCATAGCAGTCAAAACTGTTAAAATAAGTGGATCAAATATTTTTAAACTTTTACTACTAATGAATTCTATTATATTTGTGTTTTCTGCGCTACTTGATAATGTAACAACCATTCTTCTCTTTATACCTTTGCTTTTGTTGATATCCGACACTGCAGATATACCACCAAATATACTAATATTCACCGCTATTCTTTCTGCAAACCTTGGAGGTTCGGCTACACTGATTGGTGATCCTCCTAATATAATCATTGGAAGTGCAGCGAAAATCAGCTTTTTAACGTTTCTAAAAAATATGATAATTCCTTCTATAATTGCGTTTATTACCGTATCGTTTTATTTTTTTAAAATCATGAAATTTCCCGGGGATGTAAATCAAAAACTAAAAAATTTTATTCAGGTTGACGCTACCACACTTATTTCAAATTATCCACTTATGATTAAAACTCTGATTATTTTTTTAGGAGTAGTAATAGGTTTCGTTGTTCATGAATACATTGATTATGAAATGTCTCTTATTTCTCTTACAGGTGCAGCTTTAATACTTCTACTATCAGGAAAAAACTTTGAAAATACAAGCAAAGATATAGAGTGGGATACCTTATTCTTTTTTATTGGGCTATTTTCGCTAACTTACGCTTTAGAAGTTAGTGGATTAACAGAACTTATAACACATCAATTTCTTTTATTAGAAATTCATCCAAAATTTCTTACAATCATAATGTTCTGGGCTGTATTTCTTTTTTCAGGAATAGTGGGAGCTGTACCAAGTACAATGATATTTATTCCTATAATAGAGGGTTTAATAAACTCTGGAATGTCTTTCAATCTCTGGTGGTCGTTAGCATTGGGAGCTGGATTTGGAAGCAATTTAACTCCTATAGGTGCCGCATCTAATATTGTAAGTGTTTCATTACTTGAAAAACACACTGAAAAGAGATTATCATTTGGTAAATATATAAAAATCTCAATTGTTCCAACACTTGCCTGTGGAATAATTGCTACGGTTTACCTTTTTATAAAAGAAGCTTTAACTGTATAA
- a CDS encoding tetratricopeptide repeat protein has product MLRKIFILMLIAFTLLTFGLSPKALEFYQSGLNAYQQENYKDALYYFEQSLIEDPSIEGYDPNIKFKAGISAYMIGDYDRAKAYLSSYKDNPLISNIFKELESKEKSDEWKNWIDKYTPTTSQEATPTETKKSSNKLFLFLITFAISFAVLGFMEYRVYKAKKLLPSSETAHPMSVVEEPSLIVEEGQTDLLQESTKIVNVEELLNSELDMITSLIGESNEDTKKVSKTLEDKEEKENEFEKEITEEINEVLEELTETIEENKEKVEKNQKEEEEEPITSEKTEEKLSEKADLKDEKETIEKELIEKLKTYIEVNKATEKEISDKKEQEEMEISIEEAEALESETSETTEEDILKTLDEKSPEEITEDDIKTISHIIKERLS; this is encoded by the coding sequence ATGTTAAGGAAAATTTTTATACTAATGTTAATTGCTTTCACATTGTTAACTTTTGGCTTAAGTCCTAAAGCCTTAGAATTTTATCAGTCTGGATTAAACGCATATCAACAGGAAAATTATAAAGATGCGTTGTATTATTTCGAGCAATCGCTAATAGAAGACCCATCTATAGAAGGATACGATCCAAACATAAAGTTTAAAGCTGGAATATCTGCGTATATGATAGGAGATTATGACAGGGCAAAAGCTTATTTATCTTCTTACAAGGACAACCCTCTTATTTCAAATATTTTCAAAGAATTAGAAAGCAAAGAAAAAAGTGATGAGTGGAAAAACTGGATAGATAAGTACACTCCAACAACCTCTCAAGAAGCCACTCCAACTGAAACCAAAAAAAGTTCCAACAAGTTATTTTTGTTCCTCATAACATTTGCTATTTCATTTGCCGTTCTTGGATTTATGGAATATCGAGTGTATAAGGCGAAAAAACTGTTACCTTCATCTGAGACAGCGCATCCCATGTCTGTTGTTGAAGAACCTTCGCTAATCGTAGAAGAAGGGCAAACAGATTTATTGCAGGAAAGCACAAAAATTGTTAATGTCGAGGAATTGTTAAATTCTGAACTTGACATGATCACCAGCCTTATTGGAGAATCAAACGAAGACACAAAAAAAGTATCGAAAACTTTGGAAGATAAGGAAGAAAAAGAAAATGAGTTTGAAAAAGAGATAACTGAAGAAATAAACGAAGTTCTGGAAGAATTAACCGAAACTATCGAAGAAAATAAAGAAAAAGTTGAAAAAAACCAGAAAGAAGAGGAAGAGGAACCAATTACATCTGAAAAGACGGAAGAAAAGCTGTCAGAAAAAGCGGACCTAAAAGACGAAAAAGAAACTATTGAAAAAGAACTAATAGAAAAACTCAAAACATATATAGAAGTTAATAAAGCCACTGAAAAAGAAATTTCAGATAAAAAAGAACAAGAAGAAATGGAAATTTCCATTGAAGAAGCTGAGGCTCTTGAAAGCGAGACTTCTGAAACAACAGAAGAAGATATTTTAAAAACTCTTGACGAAAAATCTCCAGAAGAAATCACAGAAGATGATATAAAAACAATTTCACATATAATTAAGGAGAGATTGAGTTAA
- the rho gene encoding transcription termination factor Rho, with protein sequence MNTDTLNIKELEQMTIKELYKLAKQYDIPRYTSLRKHDLIFAILEAKAESEGYFFGEGVLEVHPDGFGFLRSRESMLPSSKDIYLSNSQIRKFNLNTGDIISGVIRPPKEGERFFAMIKIEAVNYKTPELANERVNFENLTPDYPKAKYILETDKYTLSTRLIDLFSPIGKGQRGMIVAPPKAGKTTILKEIANGIAKNHPETIRIVLLIDERPEEVTDIKESVDAHVIAAPFDMPPDKQIKIAELTLDMAKRLVEYGYDVVILLDSLTRLARVYNIHVPPSGKLLSGGVDPAALYKPKHFFGAARNTREGGSLTIIATSLIETGSKMDEVIFEEFKGTGNMELVLSRQLANKRIFPAINLSLSGTRREELLLDEQTLKKVWILRKMLASMSEEEGLKLISNKLRETHSNEEFLALIDMQKKA encoded by the coding sequence TTGAACACAGACACATTAAACATCAAAGAGCTCGAACAAATGACAATAAAAGAATTGTACAAATTAGCAAAACAATACGATATTCCAAGATATACCTCTTTAAGAAAACATGACTTAATTTTTGCTATTCTGGAAGCAAAAGCAGAATCTGAGGGCTATTTTTTTGGTGAAGGAGTTTTAGAAGTTCATCCCGATGGCTTTGGTTTTCTCAGAAGTCGGGAAAGTATGCTACCCAGTTCTAAGGACATTTATCTATCAAATTCACAGATAAGAAAATTTAATCTGAATACCGGTGATATTATATCAGGTGTTATACGACCTCCAAAAGAAGGAGAAAGATTTTTTGCCATGATAAAAATAGAAGCAGTAAATTACAAAACCCCAGAATTGGCAAACGAAAGAGTTAACTTTGAGAATTTAACGCCGGATTATCCAAAAGCAAAGTATATTTTAGAAACAGACAAGTACACTTTGTCTACAAGACTTATAGACCTTTTTTCGCCTATAGGAAAAGGTCAGAGGGGAATGATAGTTGCCCCTCCAAAAGCTGGTAAAACAACTATTTTAAAAGAGATTGCTAATGGAATAGCCAAAAATCATCCTGAAACAATTCGAATAGTACTTTTAATAGATGAAAGGCCTGAAGAAGTTACTGACATAAAAGAATCTGTTGATGCTCATGTAATAGCTGCTCCCTTTGATATGCCTCCAGATAAACAAATAAAAATAGCAGAGTTAACCCTGGATATGGCGAAAAGATTAGTAGAATACGGATATGATGTGGTTATTTTGCTCGATAGTTTAACAAGACTCGCGAGAGTGTATAATATTCATGTGCCACCAAGTGGAAAATTATTAAGTGGAGGGGTTGACCCAGCGGCTCTGTACAAACCCAAACACTTTTTCGGAGCGGCCAGAAATACTCGAGAGGGTGGAAGTTTAACTATAATAGCAACTTCTCTTATAGAAACAGGGTCTAAAATGGATGAAGTAATATTTGAAGAATTCAAGGGAACAGGCAACATGGAACTGGTCTTATCACGGCAATTAGCCAATAAAAGAATATTTCCGGCTATCAATCTCTCTTTATCGGGAACAAGGCGCGAGGAACTCTTACTTGATGAACAAACTTTGAAGAAAGTATGGATTTTAAGAAAAATGCTCGCTTCTATGAGTGAAGAAGAAGGATTAAAATTAATTTCCAATAAGTTACGCGAAACTCACAGTAACGAAGAATTTTTAGCCCTTATTGATATGCAAAAAAAGGCTTAG
- the upp gene encoding uracil phosphoribosyltransferase — MKVNVVDHPLVKHKLTIMRQTDTGPKEFRELLKEITLLIAYEATRHIEIFETEIETPLETTKGYYINDKDVVIVPILRAGLGMADGILQLLPNASVGHIGIYRDPKTLEAIEYYSKLPSLKQTSQIFVLDPMLATGVSSVKAIEIVKEHGGKKIVLVTLIASPEGVRVVNEHCPDVIIYTASLDRKLNDKGYILPGLGDAGDRLFRTK; from the coding sequence ATGAAAGTAAATGTGGTGGACCATCCTCTGGTAAAACACAAACTAACCATAATGAGGCAAACTGATACTGGCCCAAAGGAATTTAGAGAACTTTTGAAAGAAATAACACTTTTGATAGCTTACGAAGCTACAAGGCATATTGAAATTTTCGAAACCGAAATAGAAACCCCTCTGGAAACCACCAAAGGATATTATATTAACGACAAAGACGTAGTTATAGTACCAATATTAAGAGCTGGTCTGGGAATGGCAGATGGCATCCTGCAACTTCTACCTAACGCTTCTGTTGGTCATATAGGAATTTATAGAGATCCTAAAACACTGGAAGCGATCGAATATTACAGTAAATTACCATCTTTAAAACAAACAAGTCAAATATTTGTACTTGATCCAATGCTTGCAACAGGTGTATCTTCAGTAAAAGCTATAGAAATAGTAAAAGAGCATGGCGGGAAAAAAATCGTGCTCGTTACCCTTATCGCATCACCGGAAGGTGTTAGAGTGGTTAATGAACATTGCCCGGATGTGATAATATATACTGCTTCACTGGACAGAAAGTTAAATGATAAAGGATATATACTACCGGGATTAGGAGACGCAGGAGATAGACTATTTCGAACAAAGTAG
- the prfA gene encoding peptide chain release factor 1, whose translation MENLEIARLIEDWSKKALKKLENILSTPLSPEDLRKFSEEYSKMKEINELSHKFLEIEDEIALWKEEMPDGFEQEIEKLEKQKEKTIQQLISLVIPDEEFSGKNVFLEIRAGTGGEEAALFAGDLLRMYLRYSEIKGWKTEIVDESKTDLGGYKEVIVRIQGKNVGNYLKYERGVHRVQRVPTTESGGRIHTSTATVAVLPEVTDVDVKINPGDLRIDTYRASGAGGQYVNKTESAVRITHIPTGIVVTCQSERSQLQNKERALMVLRARLYQLKLSEQEKTLSANRKSQIGTGERSEKIRTYNFPQNRVTDHRINYTSYNLQAILDGELDEFVSRLMKAEMIKQVENIIKKEEHR comes from the coding sequence ATGGAGAATTTAGAAATCGCACGTCTAATTGAAGACTGGAGCAAAAAAGCGCTCAAAAAGCTTGAAAATATTTTATCCACACCTTTGTCTCCAGAAGACCTCAGAAAATTTTCAGAAGAATATTCAAAAATGAAAGAAATTAACGAACTTTCTCACAAGTTTTTAGAAATAGAAGATGAAATTGCCCTCTGGAAAGAAGAAATGCCAGACGGATTTGAGCAGGAAATAGAAAAACTTGAAAAACAAAAAGAAAAAACCATTCAACAACTTATTTCTTTAGTTATTCCTGATGAAGAATTTAGCGGTAAAAACGTGTTTTTAGAAATCCGTGCAGGAACCGGTGGAGAAGAAGCAGCACTTTTTGCCGGTGATTTATTGAGAATGTATTTAAGATATTCTGAAATAAAAGGATGGAAAACAGAAATAGTCGATGAAAGCAAAACAGATCTCGGCGGTTATAAAGAAGTCATAGTTAGAATTCAGGGAAAGAACGTGGGAAATTACCTAAAGTATGAAAGAGGTGTCCACAGAGTTCAAAGGGTCCCAACCACAGAGTCTGGTGGAAGAATCCACACTTCTACAGCCACTGTTGCTGTTTTACCCGAAGTCACAGATGTAGATGTAAAAATAAACCCGGGAGATCTTAGAATTGACACATATCGCGCTTCTGGAGCTGGAGGACAATATGTAAATAAAACAGAATCTGCTGTTAGAATTACTCATATTCCAACAGGCATTGTGGTAACCTGTCAGTCTGAAAGATCTCAACTTCAGAATAAAGAAAGGGCATTGATGGTTTTACGTGCCAGGCTTTATCAATTAAAATTATCCGAACAGGAAAAGACATTAAGTGCTAATAGAAAATCTCAGATAGGAACAGGTGAACGTAGTGAAAAAATTCGAACATACAATTTTCCACAAAATAGAGTCACAGATCATAGAATAAATTATACTTCATACAATCTGCAGGCAATTCTGGATGGTGAATTAGATGAATTCGTATCACGTCTGATGAAAGCTGAAATGATTAAACAGGTTGAAAACATTATAAAAAAGGAGGAGCACAGATGA
- a CDS encoding type IV pilus twitching motility protein PilT, giving the protein MIGLNIREIILKAKELRASDIHLSVGMPPIARVDGNLTKIQGFSIISREELEEALDAMLSELEVDKGAKEIDFSFSIEDLRIRANLYYERKNPALALRLITKRIRSIEELKLPSLLKDFAERDHGLVLVAGPTGSGKSTTLAAMIEHINNRFAKHIITIEDPIEYVFESKRCLIHQREVGTDTNSFSAGLKYALRQDPDVILVGEMRDLETMALALTAAETGHLVFATVHTNSASTAPERVIDVFPSHQQRQISLQLANTLVAVVFQRLVPKKEYGVYPVIEIMVATPAIRNLIRENKLHQIEGVMQASQKYGNVLFDEALISAYLEGIIERDVLIENARNPEEVAKKIGWRI; this is encoded by the coding sequence ATGATTGGGTTGAATATAAGAGAAATTATTCTAAAGGCGAAAGAACTAAGGGCATCGGATATCCACCTATCAGTGGGAATGCCACCAATAGCTCGTGTCGATGGTAACCTTACAAAAATTCAAGGTTTTTCAATTATAAGCAGAGAGGAATTAGAGGAAGCTTTAGATGCCATGCTTTCAGAATTGGAAGTGGATAAAGGAGCAAAAGAGATTGATTTTTCGTTCTCAATCGAAGATTTGAGAATAAGAGCAAATCTATACTATGAGCGGAAAAATCCCGCACTTGCTTTAAGGTTAATTACAAAGAGAATACGTTCAATAGAAGAACTAAAACTCCCCTCATTACTGAAAGATTTTGCCGAAAGGGATCATGGGTTAGTATTGGTAGCTGGTCCTACAGGTAGTGGAAAATCTACAACTCTGGCTGCAATGATTGAACACATAAACAATCGCTTTGCAAAACACATAATTACAATTGAAGATCCTATAGAATATGTTTTCGAAAGCAAAAGATGTCTTATTCACCAACGTGAAGTGGGAACCGATACAAACAGCTTTTCAGCGGGGCTAAAATACGCTTTAAGACAGGATCCAGATGTCATTCTCGTCGGTGAAATGCGTGACCTTGAAACAATGGCTTTGGCACTTACTGCAGCAGAAACTGGACATCTTGTATTTGCAACAGTTCATACCAATTCAGCTTCCACTGCTCCTGAAAGAGTCATAGATGTTTTTCCTTCGCATCAACAAAGGCAAATCTCTTTGCAACTTGCCAATACTCTCGTCGCTGTGGTATTTCAAAGGCTTGTCCCTAAAAAAGAATATGGAGTTTATCCTGTAATAGAAATTATGGTAGCTACACCTGCGATAAGAAATCTTATAAGAGAAAACAAGCTACACCAAATTGAAGGAGTAATGCAGGCAAGTCAAAAATACGGTAATGTTTTGTTTGATGAGGCTCTTATTAGCGCCTATTTAGAAGGTATAATTGAACGCGATGTTTTAATTGAAAATGCCAGAAATCCTGAGGAGGTGGCTAAAAAGATAGGATGGAGAATTTAG
- the dnaX gene encoding DNA polymerase III subunit gamma/tau, with the protein METLYRKYRPKRFSEVVGQTHVKTLFSHALTQNRLAHAYIFAGPRGTGKTTVARILAKALNCENRKDYEPCNECFSCKAIDNGNFIDVIEIDAASNRGIDEIRKIREAVGYHPVHGKYKVYIIDEVHMLTKEAFNALLKTLEEPPENVVFVLATTNPEKVPLTILSRCQVIDFRNIDIKNIIERLKYVSEIENLDISIDALNEIAKRANGGLRDALTILEQVVRFSEGSISSSTVKEVLGMVPDEIIEEFISNILSGKVQDLLKQIDDIYSSGKDIEVFFQQTLNYLVENIEKGEIKYIQLLKPLSEIAKDIKYVNEKLLIAKIGIVNVSHKYIESYSKNNFQKNQTKSEEMQFTHPDNNDEKAQTTFETEKITSESTEELTQKMQSAFSEIMEELKLYGDLSLYVGLSLADVVEKQNEITISFTPDKKIHYELIKSKKEELEKMYATKSGILKPISIKIGKDIDTDVLDKLKSIFGDDFVVEE; encoded by the coding sequence ATGGAAACACTGTATAGAAAATACAGACCAAAAAGATTTTCAGAAGTTGTTGGGCAGACACACGTCAAAACACTTTTTTCACACGCTTTAACTCAAAATAGGTTAGCTCATGCTTATATATTTGCCGGTCCACGAGGAACCGGGAAAACTACAGTGGCAAGAATACTTGCGAAAGCTCTTAACTGTGAAAATAGAAAAGATTACGAACCCTGCAACGAGTGCTTTTCGTGTAAAGCAATTGATAACGGAAATTTTATAGACGTTATAGAAATAGACGCTGCTTCAAATCGTGGAATAGATGAAATTAGAAAAATTAGAGAGGCAGTGGGCTATCACCCGGTTCATGGGAAATACAAAGTATACATAATTGATGAAGTACATATGCTTACAAAGGAAGCCTTTAATGCCCTGTTAAAAACATTGGAAGAACCCCCTGAAAACGTTGTGTTTGTTCTGGCCACCACAAACCCAGAAAAAGTTCCTCTTACAATTTTATCGAGATGCCAGGTTATAGATTTTAGAAACATAGATATAAAAAATATTATAGAAAGGCTGAAGTATGTCTCTGAAATTGAAAACCTTGACATTTCTATAGACGCATTGAATGAAATAGCAAAAAGAGCAAACGGAGGCCTCAGAGATGCTTTAACAATACTTGAACAGGTAGTTAGATTTTCCGAAGGTAGTATTTCCTCTTCCACTGTCAAAGAAGTATTAGGAATGGTTCCAGACGAAATTATTGAAGAATTTATATCTAACATACTTTCTGGAAAAGTTCAGGATTTACTTAAACAAATCGATGATATCTATTCTTCAGGAAAAGACATAGAAGTCTTCTTTCAACAAACTCTAAACTATTTAGTAGAAAACATTGAAAAAGGAGAAATTAAGTACATTCAACTTTTAAAACCGTTATCAGAAATAGCAAAAGATATAAAATATGTTAATGAAAAATTACTCATTGCAAAGATAGGTATTGTAAATGTTTCCCATAAATACATAGAATCTTACAGCAAAAACAACTTTCAAAAAAATCAGACAAAGTCAGAAGAAATGCAATTTACCCATCCAGATAACAATGATGAAAAAGCACAGACAACTTTTGAAACTGAAAAAATAACATCTGAAAGCACAGAGGAACTAACTCAAAAAATGCAATCTGCTTTTTCAGAAATTATGGAAGAACTAAAATTATATGGAGATCTCTCTTTATATGTTGGCCTTTCCCTGGCAGATGTTGTGGAAAAACAAAATGAAATAACTATTTCATTTACACCTGATAAAAAAATTCATTACGAACTGATAAAAAGCAAAAAAGAAGAGCTGGAAAAAATGTACGCCACAAAAAGCGGTATATTAAAACCTATAAGTATCAAAATAGGAAAAGATATTGACACTGACGTGCTGGATAAACTCAAATCCATCTTTGGAGATGACTTTGTGGTAGAGGAGTGA